In the Flagellimonas sp. MMG031 genome, one interval contains:
- a CDS encoding (Fe-S)-binding protein codes for MSEQLKVKTMQEFMAEGKQPEILFWVGSAGSYDDRAKKITRAFVKLLNKANVDFAVLGTEESSTGDVAKRAGNEFLFQMQAMMNIELLNGYEIKRIVTCDPHSFNTIKNEYPELGGNYEVLHHTQYLKELIDNGRLTMDGDGYKGKRITFHDPCYLGRANSVFDAPRELLTKTKADVVEMKRFKKTALCCGAGGAQMFKEPEKGDMDINVMRTKDALETKAQIIATGCPYCNTMMTDGIKAHEKEDSVTVLDVAEVLANSQGL; via the coding sequence ATGAGCGAGCAATTGAAGGTAAAGACCATGCAGGAGTTTATGGCAGAAGGCAAACAGCCCGAAATATTGTTTTGGGTCGGCTCTGCTGGAAGTTACGACGACCGCGCCAAAAAGATTACCCGTGCCTTTGTCAAATTATTGAACAAGGCCAATGTTGATTTTGCCGTATTGGGAACGGAAGAGAGTTCCACAGGCGATGTGGCCAAACGTGCTGGCAATGAATTTTTATTCCAAATGCAGGCCATGATGAACATCGAGCTTTTGAACGGCTACGAAATCAAACGTATCGTTACTTGTGACCCGCATTCCTTCAATACCATTAAAAATGAATACCCGGAACTGGGAGGGAACTACGAGGTGCTGCACCACACCCAATACTTGAAAGAGCTTATCGATAATGGACGTTTGACAATGGATGGTGATGGCTACAAAGGAAAACGGATTACTTTTCACGACCCCTGTTATTTGGGGCGTGCCAATTCCGTTTTTGATGCGCCACGCGAACTGCTCACCAAGACCAAAGCCGATGTAGTGGAGATGAAACGATTCAAAAAAACGGCCCTATGTTGTGGTGCAGGGGGAGCACAGATGTTCAAAGAGCCCGAAAAAGGCGATATGGACATCAATGTGATGCGGACCAAGGATGCCTTGGAAACCAAGGCGCAGATCATAGCAACAGGATGCCCGTACTGCAATACCATGATGACGGACGGTATCAAAGCCCACGAAAAGGAGGACAGCGTTACGGTTCTGGATGTTGCCGAGGTATTGGCCAATTCACAAGGATTGTAA
- a CDS encoding ABC transporter ATPase, translated as MLVDFNELPDNARIWIYQADRSFTEEELQELEQSLTEFLKEWTAHGSHLHAGFEIRYKRFIVIGLDQTNVSASGCSIDASVHYIQSLEKKYQVELLDRMNVSFKQGEFIAYKPLKDFKKLAKARSVSANTIVFNNLVATKQEYLENWEVPASESWHSRFV; from the coding sequence ATGCTAGTAGATTTTAATGAATTGCCAGATAATGCCCGCATCTGGATTTATCAGGCGGACAGAAGTTTTACCGAGGAGGAATTGCAGGAATTGGAGCAGAGCCTTACCGAATTCCTAAAGGAATGGACCGCCCATGGGAGCCATTTGCATGCAGGCTTCGAAATTAGGTACAAAAGATTTATCGTCATCGGTTTGGACCAAACGAACGTTAGTGCTTCTGGTTGTTCCATTGATGCCTCCGTTCACTACATCCAAAGTCTTGAAAAAAAATACCAAGTAGAGCTCTTGGACCGGATGAATGTCTCCTTTAAACAAGGGGAATTTATCGCCTACAAGCCCCTTAAGGACTTTAAAAAGCTGGCCAAGGCCAGATCGGTTTCCGCCAATACCATTGTGTTCAACAATCTGGTGGCCACGAAGCAGGAATATCTCGAAAACTGGGAAGTCCCAGCGAGTGAAAGCTGGCATTCCCGATTTGTGTAA
- a CDS encoding glycoside hydrolase family 3 N-terminal domain-containing protein — MRINLNISLLLLFCLQALGQSNPLMVKDSVAQMAWVESQYQKMTLEERVGQLFMVSVASNQGKSATDRVENLVKEQGLGGVIFSVGGPVQQAELTNAYQSVAKVPLLIGSDAEWGMAMRLDSTYAFPWNMTLGAIQDSTLVEKVGYQIGKHAKRVGVHINFAPDLDVNNNPQNPIIGNRSFGEDPKNVAQKGRAFVRGMERAGVLTSGKHFPGHGDTATDSHKSLPIITSSVERLDTLELYPFKKTMEAGLSSIMVAHLDVPALESREGHPSTLSKAIVTDVLQKRMGFEGLVITDALNMKAVSQFAPQGEVELQAFLAGNDLLLMPENVLKAKTKFMEAYNNGIITEERLSTSVKKILMAKYKAGLNNYRPVAIENLIEDLNSVENDVLYEEAMEAAITVVKNNFSLMPIKKLDNKKIAYVHFGDDEGSIFLEALNKYQKVTPITAKDIAEYKERLKEFNLVIIGFHKSNDSPWKGHTFSKNELFWLEEISRLRTSNTILSVFTKPYALLDVLNFDTIDGVVMGYQNSEIAQKKVAEVIFGAIGASGKLPVSAHAEFPVGTGLEVEPIQRLGYSIPERVGMSSELLAEVDTLVNDGLDSLMFPGAQVLIARRGKVIYDKNFGKPTYQSNDNITSESIYDLASLTKILSTLPMIMKMEEEGKIALNDTFKDLMPEYADTELKDVTVLKALSHYGRLPSWIAFYLDTLTKDRKPSNEFYRENPSEAFPYKVAEHLYLTRSYKDSIYDKIGRQSLKSNRYRYSDVGYYVFKEYIEKTYQRPIDELVDEFLYRPLGLQRTLFNPLKKFPKEAIVPSEEDDYYRYQTVQGYVHDMGAAMQGGVGGHAGLFSTANEVAKIMQMYLQGGYYGGERFFNARTVKRFNTCYFCNKNVRRGVGFDKPQLDEKGPTCGCVSRKSFGHSGFTGTYTWADPEEEIVYVFLSNRTYPSATNTLLIKSGLRTRIQQAIYDSIIN; from the coding sequence ATGCGGATAAACCTCAATATTTCCCTTTTATTACTTTTTTGCTTGCAAGCCCTTGGGCAGTCCAACCCCTTGATGGTCAAAGATTCCGTGGCACAAATGGCATGGGTCGAAAGTCAATATCAAAAAATGACCTTGGAAGAACGGGTAGGGCAGCTCTTTATGGTTAGCGTGGCTTCCAATCAAGGAAAATCGGCTACCGACAGGGTAGAAAACCTAGTCAAGGAACAAGGTCTTGGGGGTGTCATCTTTTCGGTCGGAGGACCTGTACAACAGGCTGAATTGACCAATGCCTACCAATCCGTTGCCAAAGTTCCATTATTGATTGGTTCGGATGCGGAATGGGGTATGGCCATGCGGTTGGATTCTACCTATGCCTTTCCGTGGAACATGACCTTAGGGGCTATTCAGGATAGCACCCTTGTTGAAAAAGTGGGGTATCAAATCGGAAAGCATGCCAAACGGGTCGGGGTACATATCAATTTCGCACCCGATTTGGACGTGAACAACAATCCGCAGAATCCCATCATTGGCAACCGCTCTTTTGGCGAAGACCCCAAAAATGTGGCTCAAAAGGGACGTGCTTTTGTGCGGGGGATGGAGAGAGCTGGGGTTTTGACCAGTGGAAAGCATTTTCCGGGACATGGTGATACGGCTACCGATTCCCATAAATCATTGCCCATAATCACATCTTCGGTGGAACGGTTAGACACTTTGGAATTGTATCCCTTCAAAAAAACTATGGAAGCAGGCCTAAGTTCCATTATGGTGGCCCATTTGGATGTACCGGCACTGGAATCACGTGAGGGACATCCCTCTACCTTGTCCAAAGCTATTGTTACGGATGTGTTGCAGAAACGGATGGGTTTTGAAGGCTTGGTGATCACCGATGCGCTCAATATGAAGGCCGTTTCCCAATTTGCTCCACAAGGCGAAGTGGAACTACAAGCCTTTTTGGCCGGAAACGATTTGTTGTTGATGCCTGAGAATGTGCTCAAGGCCAAGACAAAGTTTATGGAGGCCTATAACAATGGAATCATTACAGAAGAGCGACTGTCAACATCTGTCAAAAAAATATTGATGGCCAAGTACAAAGCCGGATTGAACAATTATCGCCCTGTAGCTATAGAAAATTTGATAGAAGACCTAAATAGTGTCGAAAACGATGTCCTTTACGAAGAGGCTATGGAGGCTGCCATCACGGTGGTGAAGAACAATTTTTCGTTGATGCCCATCAAAAAATTGGACAACAAAAAAATTGCCTACGTCCATTTTGGGGATGATGAAGGAAGTATCTTTTTAGAAGCTTTGAACAAATATCAAAAGGTGACCCCGATTACTGCCAAGGATATTGCGGAGTATAAGGAGCGATTAAAGGAATTCAACTTGGTCATTATCGGCTTTCATAAAAGCAACGATAGTCCATGGAAGGGACATACATTTTCCAAAAACGAATTGTTCTGGTTGGAAGAAATTTCCAGATTGCGAACCAGTAACACCATTTTATCTGTCTTTACCAAGCCCTACGCCCTTTTGGATGTGCTCAACTTTGATACGATAGACGGGGTGGTGATGGGCTATCAGAACAGTGAAATCGCCCAGAAAAAAGTAGCTGAGGTCATTTTTGGAGCCATTGGTGCATCTGGAAAACTGCCTGTTTCCGCACATGCGGAGTTTCCTGTGGGCACAGGTTTGGAGGTTGAACCCATTCAACGATTGGGCTACAGCATTCCTGAGCGGGTGGGCATGAGCTCTGAGCTTTTGGCCGAGGTGGACACCCTTGTAAACGATGGACTTGATTCCCTCATGTTCCCTGGGGCGCAGGTCTTGATCGCTAGAAGGGGAAAGGTGATCTATGACAAAAATTTTGGAAAGCCTACCTATCAATCGAACGATAATATTACCTCCGAATCCATTTATGATCTGGCATCGCTGACCAAGATACTTTCTACCTTACCCATGATCATGAAGATGGAGGAAGAAGGCAAAATTGCCCTCAACGACACTTTTAAGGATTTGATGCCTGAATATGCCGATACGGAACTCAAGGACGTAACGGTCCTTAAGGCCTTGTCCCATTATGGGCGCTTACCTTCTTGGATTGCTTTCTATCTGGATACACTGACGAAGGACCGGAAACCATCCAACGAATTTTATCGTGAAAACCCTTCTGAGGCTTTTCCCTATAAAGTTGCGGAACATCTATACCTCACTAGATCGTACAAAGATTCGATTTACGATAAAATAGGAAGGCAAAGCCTTAAGTCCAATCGATACCGATACAGTGATGTAGGGTATTACGTATTTAAGGAATACATCGAAAAAACCTACCAGCGACCGATTGACGAGCTGGTCGATGAATTTTTGTACAGGCCTTTGGGATTGCAGCGAACCTTGTTCAACCCGTTGAAAAAGTTTCCAAAGGAAGCGATAGTTCCATCCGAGGAGGACGACTACTATAGGTACCAGACCGTGCAAGGCTACGTTCACGATATGGGAGCCGCCATGCAGGGCGGAGTTGGTGGTCATGCCGGACTTTTTAGCACGGCAAATGAGGTGGCCAAGATCATGCAAATGTATTTACAGGGCGGTTATTATGGGGGCGAACGCTTTTTTAATGCCCGTACCGTAAAGCGGTTCAATACCTGCTATTTCTGTAATAAAAACGTGAGAAGGGGCGTAGGTTTTGACAAACCGCAACTGGACGAGAAAGGTCCTACCTGCGGATGTGTTTCCAGAAAAAGTTTTGGACACAGCGGGTTTACGGGAACATATACTTGGGCGGATCCGGAGGAAGAAATTGTCTATGTTTTCTTGTCGAACAGGACCTATCCCTCCGCAACCAATACATTATTGATCAAATCAGGGCTGAGAACACGCATACAGCAGGCCATTTATGATTCCATTATTAACTAG
- the bshA gene encoding N-acetyl-alpha-D-glucosaminyl L-malate synthase BshA, protein MKIAIVCYPTFGGSGVVATELGIALAERGHEVHFITYRQPVRLELLGNNIHFHEVHVPEYPLFHYQPYELALSSKLVDTIKLYDIELLHVHYAIPHAYAGYMAKKMLQEYGIFIPMITTLHGTDITLVGKHPFYKPAVTFSINKSDVVTSVSEALKQETLNIFDIEKEIEVIPNFIETTKYRKVFTDCQRSMMAKENERIITHISNFRKVKRIPDVIKIFHRIQQEIPAKLIMVGEGPEKEKAEDLCESLGIKDRVLFLGNSNEIDRILCFSDLFLLPSETESFGLAALEAMINKVAVISSNTGGIPEVNIDGVSGYLANVGDVDTMSAKAIEILKDDVTLDKFKENAYNVASKFDIVHILPLYEDLYEKAFKSRFKNTF, encoded by the coding sequence ATGAAAATAGCGATAGTGTGTTACCCTACCTTTGGAGGTAGTGGCGTGGTTGCCACCGAATTGGGGATTGCCCTTGCGGAACGGGGGCATGAGGTACATTTTATTACCTACCGTCAGCCTGTGCGCTTGGAACTTTTGGGCAACAACATCCATTTTCATGAAGTACATGTGCCCGAGTATCCCTTGTTCCACTACCAACCTTATGAGCTGGCGCTTTCCAGTAAGTTGGTGGATACCATCAAACTGTACGATATTGAACTATTGCACGTGCATTACGCCATTCCCCACGCCTATGCTGGCTATATGGCCAAAAAAATGCTTCAGGAGTACGGCATCTTTATTCCGATGATCACCACCCTGCACGGAACCGATATTACCTTGGTGGGCAAGCATCCCTTTTATAAACCAGCGGTTACCTTCAGCATCAACAAATCGGATGTGGTGACCTCGGTTTCGGAAGCCCTCAAGCAAGAGACGTTGAATATTTTTGATATTGAAAAAGAGATAGAGGTCATCCCCAACTTTATTGAGACGACCAAGTATCGAAAGGTATTTACCGATTGCCAGCGCTCCATGATGGCCAAGGAAAATGAACGCATCATCACCCATATCAGTAATTTCAGAAAGGTAAAGCGCATCCCGGATGTCATCAAAATATTTCATCGGATACAGCAAGAAATCCCTGCAAAACTGATTATGGTAGGTGAGGGACCCGAAAAGGAAAAGGCCGAGGACCTTTGTGAATCCTTGGGCATAAAAGATCGGGTGTTGTTTTTGGGCAATAGCAATGAGATTGACCGTATCCTTTGTTTTTCCGATTTGTTCCTGTTGCCATCGGAAACAGAAAGTTTTGGTTTGGCCGCGTTGGAAGCCATGATTAATAAGGTTGCTGTAATTTCCAGTAACACAGGTGGTATTCCCGAGGTGAACATAGATGGTGTATCAGGCTATTTGGCCAATGTGGGCGATGTGGATACCATGTCGGCCAAGGCCATAGAAATTTTGAAAGATGATGTCACTCTGGATAAATTCAAGGAAAACGCATACAATGTGGCATCCAAGTTTGATATCGTCCACATTCTTCCTTTGTACGAAGACCTTTATGAAAAGGCTTTCAAATCCCGTTTTAAAAACACCTTTTGA
- a CDS encoding OmpA family protein, which yields MNTSKPILMVMALIFSALTFAQDLELTKKDSIVQSYWLVTVGVNAVDDSGDEFGKLLDIDRAWNMVPYPSRVSIGRYFRNGIGLEAIGSYNQYKEGKIIDNVVNPADVDYWGLDFRVSYDLNMILGETGFFDPYVGIGAGYTDANNQGRGTYNAALGFRTWFSDRWGVDFNSTGKWAMNTENGTNHIQHAIGVAYRFEVEKGLSRKGEEKLALLKEMEEEQKRVQDSIAKAEEEARLMAERLQREKEAAELAAAEKAKKDAEDARRAALQNKINELGNVYFKLNSSYLTSNDKELLDQLVAIMNDEPGLAIKITAHTDSRGTEKYNQWLSERRAERTVEYVLSKGIAADRISHEAFGETRLVNECSDGVRCTEEQHAKNRRSEFQIINF from the coding sequence ATGAATACTTCAAAACCCATTTTGATGGTCATGGCCCTTATTTTTTCTGCTTTGACCTTTGCCCAAGACCTAGAGTTGACCAAGAAAGACAGTATTGTACAGAGCTACTGGTTGGTTACCGTAGGCGTCAATGCCGTGGATGATTCCGGGGATGAATTCGGGAAACTCTTGGATATTGATAGGGCTTGGAACATGGTGCCATACCCGTCCCGAGTGAGTATCGGAAGGTATTTTAGGAACGGAATCGGCTTGGAAGCCATCGGGTCTTACAACCAATACAAAGAAGGGAAAATTATAGATAATGTTGTTAATCCGGCCGATGTGGATTACTGGGGTCTAGATTTTCGAGTGAGTTACGATTTGAACATGATTTTGGGAGAAACCGGCTTTTTTGATCCTTACGTTGGGATCGGAGCAGGTTATACTGATGCCAACAACCAAGGAAGAGGTACCTATAATGCTGCGTTAGGTTTTAGAACGTGGTTCTCCGACCGTTGGGGAGTTGATTTTAATTCTACTGGTAAATGGGCCATGAACACCGAAAATGGAACCAACCACATTCAGCATGCCATAGGAGTAGCCTATCGTTTTGAGGTGGAAAAAGGACTTTCACGAAAAGGGGAGGAGAAACTGGCCTTGCTCAAGGAAATGGAAGAAGAACAAAAAAGGGTGCAGGATTCGATTGCTAAGGCGGAAGAGGAGGCCCGTTTGATGGCCGAACGTTTGCAAAGGGAAAAGGAAGCCGCTGAACTGGCCGCGGCTGAAAAGGCCAAAAAAGATGCCGAAGACGCAAGAAGAGCTGCGCTTCAAAACAAAATCAACGAATTGGGGAATGTGTATTTCAAACTCAATTCTTCGTATCTGACTTCGAACGATAAGGAGTTGCTAGATCAATTGGTGGCCATTATGAACGACGAACCAGGATTGGCAATCAAAATCACGGCCCATACCGATTCGAGGGGTACCGAAAAGTATAACCAATGGCTTTCGGAGCGCCGTGCTGAACGCACTGTTGAATACGTGCTTTCCAAAGGAATTGCAGCCGATAGGATAAGCCACGAGGCATTTGGTGAGACCCGATTGGTAAACGAATGTTCCGATGGCGTTCGGTGTACGGAAGAACAGCATGCGAAGAATAGGAGGTCGGAGTTTCAGATAATTAACTTCTGA
- a CDS encoding ATP-grasp domain-containing protein — protein sequence MNTTNILFTCAGRRNYLINYFKEALNGNGLVLAADSQLSAPALVDADVAFQVPSIYSVGYINMLKDLIVKHRIDAIISLNDLELPILAEHKDELESTGAKVIVSNPEVIDIAFDKWKTFNFFKKIGVHTPETYLTIKDTTNALKKGELEFPLIVKPRWGSASIAIDVVENEEELQLAYRLQSIKIQKSILKDASSTDIDKSILIQEKIKGEEYGIDILNDFNGNYFGSFIRKKMAMRSGETDKALSVVNDSFSAIAQLIGEKTRHIGNMDCDFFVSNGKVYYLEMNPRFGGGYPFSHEAGINTPAIYISWLKGEISVEKYNNFTDGLMFSKCDKMMPIKKW from the coding sequence ATGAACACAACCAATATCCTTTTTACCTGTGCAGGACGCCGAAATTATCTCATAAATTATTTTAAGGAAGCCCTGAATGGCAATGGACTCGTTCTGGCTGCAGATAGTCAGCTATCTGCCCCTGCATTGGTAGATGCAGATGTAGCCTTTCAAGTCCCATCCATATACAGCGTTGGATACATTAATATGTTAAAGGACTTGATTGTTAAGCACAGAATAGACGCAATAATTTCGCTAAATGATCTAGAACTGCCCATATTAGCCGAACATAAAGATGAACTAGAATCCACAGGGGCCAAGGTAATCGTATCCAATCCAGAAGTAATTGATATTGCCTTTGACAAATGGAAAACGTTCAATTTTTTTAAGAAAATAGGTGTTCACACCCCAGAAACATATCTCACCATAAAAGATACCACCAATGCTTTGAAAAAGGGAGAATTGGAGTTTCCCCTTATTGTTAAGCCCCGCTGGGGAAGTGCCTCTATTGCCATTGATGTTGTTGAAAATGAGGAAGAGCTACAATTGGCATATCGACTTCAAAGCATTAAAATCCAAAAATCCATTCTTAAAGATGCTAGTTCCACTGATATTGACAAAAGCATACTTATTCAGGAAAAAATCAAAGGAGAAGAATACGGGATTGATATTTTAAATGATTTCAATGGCAATTATTTTGGCTCATTTATTAGAAAAAAAATGGCCATGCGTTCTGGGGAAACCGATAAAGCATTATCTGTAGTGAACGATAGTTTTTCTGCAATTGCACAGTTGATCGGAGAAAAAACCAGACATATTGGCAATATGGACTGTGACTTTTTTGTGAGTAATGGAAAAGTATATTATTTGGAAATGAATCCAAGATTCGGCGGTGGATATCCGTTCTCCCACGAAGCGGGCATCAATACGCCAGCCATTTACATCTCATGGTTGAAAGGTGAAATTTCCGTGGAAAAGTATAACAACTTCACCGATGGACTTATGTTTTCCAAATGTGATAAAATGATGCCCATTAAAAAATGGTAA